A region of the Pseudarthrobacter sp. MM222 genome:
TCGGTGATGATCACGATGTTGCGGGTGAAGAACGGGCCGTGCGCGCCGCTGAGGTTCATCAGCATGCTGTCATGCCCCGCGACCGGGACCACCTCAACGTGGGCGATGGTGGGCTGCGTGGTCACGCGTTGACCTCTGCTTTCTGGGTTGCTTCAACGACGCCGTCGACCCGGCGGTTGAGCCGCCAAGGGTTGGGGTCCTGCAGCGGCACCGGGAGCAGTTCCTGCGGCAGGTTCTGGTAGGCGACGGGCCGCAGGAACCGGTTGATGGCCAGCGTGCCCACGGAGGTGGTCCGGGTGTCCGAGGTTGCGGGGAACGGGCCCCCGTGGACCATGGCGTGCCCGACCTCGACGCCGGTGGGCCAGCCGTTGACGATGATCCGGCCAACCTTCTGCTCCAGGACCGGGATGAGGCCTGCAGCCGCCGGGTAGTCCGCTTCGGTGAGCTGCAGGGAAGCCGTGAGCTGGCCTTCGAGCCGGTTGGCGGCGTCCAGGAGTTCCTCGGGGGCCGAATAGCGGATCACGAGGCTGGCGGCGCCGAAGATTTCGGCGTGCAGCACGTGGTTGGACACGAACTCGGCGACGCTGGTGCCGAAGATGGCGGGGGCGGGCGCGTTCTCCGTCGTTCCTTTGGCGCCTTGCCCGACGACGGTGACGCCGTCAGCGGAGCCCAACGCCTCGGCACCGGCGTTCCAGGAGCCGGCGATGCCCTCGGTGAGCATCGTCTGCCCGGCGCAGGTGGAAATGGCGCGGCCGACGGCGGCGGCGAGTTTGTCACCCAGCTCGCCGGCGGGGGCGAACAGGAGTCCGGGGGAGGTGCAGAGCTGCCCGGAGCTGCCGGTGACGGCAGTGACGTACTGCTGCGCGAGGGCGTCTATTTGTTCGGCGGAGCCGTTGAGCGCTCCGGGGAAGACGAAGACCGGGTTCAGTGAGGACATCTCCGCGTAGACCGGAATCGGCTCGGGCCGGGCAGCGGCGGTGCGCATCAGGGCGATGCCTGCGGACTGCGAGCCGGTGAACCCGACGGCCTTGATGGCCGGATCTGCGACGAGGGCCTGGCCGATGCTGCTGCCCGGACCGTAGATCAGCGAGAAGACGCCGGGGTGCAGCCCGGCGTCACGGACCGCTTTGGCGATGGCGTGGCCGACGAGTTCGCCGGTGCCGGGGTGGGCATTGTGGGCCTTGAAGACCACCGGGCAACCGGCGGCGAGGGCGGAGGCTGTGTCGCCGCCCGCCGTCGAGAAGGCCAGCGGGAAGTTGCTGGCGCCGAAGACGGCGACGGGGCCCAGCGGGATCTGTCGCTGGCGGATGTCGGCGCGGGGCAGGGGAGCGCGGTCCTGCAGCGCCGGGTCGATCCGGACTCCGCGGAAGTCACCCTGCCGGACGACCGCTGCGAAGAGGCGGAGCTGGCCGGTAGTGCGTGCCCGCTCGCCCTGGAGCCTCGCGGCCGGCAGTCCGGTTTCGAGTCCGGCGCGGGTGATGAGCTCCTCGCCGATCGCCTCGATGTTGTCGGCGATGGCCTCCAGGAACCGGGCGTGCGTTTCGGGGTCCAAGGTGCTGAAGGAGGGGTAGGCTGAGGCGGCTGCCGCGGTGGCGGCCTTCAGCTGCTCTTCGGTGAGCAGCGTGTAGCCGGGTTCGAGTTGTTCGTTCGTGGCGGGGTTGAAGCCGTACGCCGTCTTGCCGTCCCCGGCGACGGGCTGGCCCGCGATGAGCGAGTGTCCGGTAAGTGTCACGGTGCGTCCTCCTAGGAAACGGTGGCGATGAGGGACTTGAGGTCCGCGAGGTCCTGCGGCGCCAGGTTCTGCAGCGGCGGACGGACACCGCCGGCGGAGCGGCCGATCGCGTCCAGCCCGCCCTTGACGATCGAGACGGAGTAGCCCTTGACCCGGTCACGGATGTCCAGGTAAGGAATCACGAACTGGTTGAGCTTCTGGTTCACGGCGACGCGGTCCTGGTTGCGGACGTCCTGGTAGAAGTCCAGGGCGAACTGCGGAACGAAGTTGTACATTGCGCTGGAATAGGTGCTCATGCCCAGCTGCAGCAGCGGAAGGGCGAACGTCTCGGCCGTGGGGAGGCCGCCGAGGTAGAACAGGCGGTCGCCGAGCTTGGCGTAGACGCGGGCGTCATGCTCGAGGTCGCCCACGCCGTCCTTGAAGCCGATCAGGTTCTCGTGGCGGTCGGCCAGTGTGGCGACCGTGGTGTCCTTGTAGATCGCGTTCGCGCGGTTGTAGATGATGACGCCGAGGGACGTGGACCGGCAGATGGCGCTGACGTGTTCGATCAGGCCGCCCTGGTCCGCTTCGGTCAGGTAGGGCGGGAGCAGCAGGATGCCTTCGGCGCCGGCGGCTTCCGCGGCGCGGGCGTTCTCGACGGCCTGGGCGGTTGATCCGCCGGCGGAGGCGAGGACCGGAACGAGGCCGCCGACTTCCTCCACCGCGGCACGGACGACGCGCTCGGACTCGGCCGGGGTCAGCGAGAAGCCTTCGCCGGTGCCGCCGGCCGCGAAGAGGCCTGCGACCGGGAAGCTGGCCTGCCAGGCGAGGTGCTTGCGGTAGTTTTCCTCGTCGAACTGCAGCTCTGCATCGAACGAGGTGACGGGGAAGGAGAGCAGGCCGTCTTTGAGGACGTTCGCCAGTTCCTGGGGTGTGTACTTTGCCACGATGTGGTCCTCCGGGTGAGCGCCGTGATGGGCGGATGGTGTTGGTTCGATTTCAGCCTAGGCAGTAGTTCTATGTCTGTCTAAGCCTATTTGTGTATGGGTTGATACCCTTTAGGCATTGCTGAGTCGGGGTGTGAGCAGGCCGGTTTTCGTGAACATGTCTGTCTGGACCGTCCAGGACCGCGCCTGTTCGCTGATGCTGAATCCCAGACCAGGCCGCACGGGCACATGCATGCGCCCGCCGCGGATCTCCAGCCGCTCGTCGAAGAGCGGCTCCAGCCAGTCGAAGTGCTCCACCCACGCGTCCAGTTCATAGGCGGCGGACAGGTGGATGTGGATTTCCATGGCGAAGTGCGGCGCCATGTTCATCTTTGCCTGTTCTCCCAGCGCCATGATTCTCAGGAACGGTGTGATGCCACCGACCCTTGGAGCATCGGGCTGGATAATGTCCACGGCGCCCCGCCGGATGAGCTCGTAGTGGTCGGCGGTACTCGTCAGCATTTCGCCAGTGGCGATGGGAGTTGCGAGCTGGCGGGCGAGCTCGGCGTGGCCGTCGGCATCGTAGGCATCCAGCGGCTCCTCGATCCAGGTCAGTCCGTGTTCCTCAAGGGCGAGCCCCATGCGGATTGCCGTGGTGCGGTTCCACTGCTGGTTGACGTCGACCATCAGCGGGACGTCTTCGCCAAGGGCCGACCGGACGGCGGCCACGCGGCTGAGGTCCAGCCGCCTGTCGGGCTGGCCGACTTTAATTTTGATCCCGCCGATGCCGGCGGCGAGCGACGCCTGTGCGTCGGCGATCAGCTCATCGATGGGCGTGGAGAGGTATCCGCCCGAGGTGTTGTAGCAGGGAACGGAGTCCCGGTGTGCGCCGAGAAGCTGCGCCAATGGCAGGCGGGCGCGCTTGGCCTTCAGGTCCCACAGCGCGACGTCGAAGGCGGCTACCGCCTGGGCGGTGACCCCGCTGCGGCCCACCGACTGCCCCAGCCAGGCCAGCTTGCTCCAGATCCGCTGGATGTCGTTGGGGTTCTCGCCAATCAGCTCGGGAGCGAGTTCCCGGGCGTGGGCGTAGAGGGCCGGCGCCCCTGCCCGCAAGGCATAGCTGTAGCCGACGCCTTCGTGGCCCTCCTCGGACTGGATCTCCGCGAACAGGAACGCCACCTCTGAGAGCGGCTTCTGCTTACCGGTAAGTACCTTCGCGTCACTGGCCGGCTTCTGCAGGGGAAGGATCACCAGCGACACTTTTACTGACGTGATGCGGTCATTCACCATCGCGGGGTGACCAGCTCGTAGTCGGGGTGCAGGCTCTGCATGTAGCCGGTGTCGTCCCGGTTGAGCATGCCGGACGAAAGGTATTGCTCGTGCAGCCGGGCCAGTGCGTCCCGGTCCAGTTCAATGCCCAGGCCGGGGGCGGTGGGGACTGCCACGGCTCCGTTGCTGAAAACCAGGGGGCCGGGGGCGATGACGTCCTCGGACGGATCCTTCCAGGGCCAGTGCGTATCGCAGGCATAGTCCAGGTTGGGGGTAGCCGCCGCGAGATGGACCATGGCGGCCAGACTGATGCCCAGGTGCGAGTTGGAGTGCATCGAAAGTCCGAGGCCGAATGTTTCGGTGATGCCGGCCAACGACTGCGACCTGCGCAGCCCTCCCCAGAAGTGGTGGTCGGAGAGGATGACGTCCACGGCTCCCGCGGCAACTGCTGGCGCCACTTCTCCGAAGCTGACGACGCACATGTTGGTGGCAAGCGGCATGGAAACGTTCCGGCGCACTTCAGCCATCCCCGGTATGCCGGGGGTGGGGTCCTCCAGGTATTCCAGCACGCCGTCCAGCGCCGTGCCGACCTTGATCGAAGTTTCCACGTTCCAGGCGCCGTTGGGGTCCAGGCGCAGCGGAACATCCGGGAACGCGTCCCGAAGGGCGCGGATTGCGTCGATCTCCTGGTCGGGGGGAAACACGCCTCCCTTAAGCTTGAGGGCGGTGAAGCCGTAGTCGGTGATCATCCGTTTGGCCTGCGCGACGATGGACGAGGGATCCAGGGCAGCCCCCCACGAGTCCTCCTCGTGTCCGGGATGTCCCGCCCACTTGTAGAAGAGGTAGCCGCTGAACGCTATTTCGTCCCGGACGGCGCCGCCAAGCAGGTCGCTCACCGGCCGGCCGAGGATCTTTCCCTGGATGTCCAGGGCCGCGACGTCGAAGGGGGACAGAACCCGATCCGGCGTGCTGGAACCCGTCACCATCCCGGACATCCCGTGCCCGCCGACGCTGGTGTCAGCGGTGAGCGCAACGACGACCCGTCGGCGCATGTCGTTGATATTGAAGACGTCTGCGCCGGCCAAGGCCCCTGCGGCAAGCCTGAGGCGTTCGAGGTGGGGGGCGTCTCCGTAGGTCTCGCCGAGTCCCAGGATCCCGCTGTCGGTCATCACCTCCACGATCGCCCGCAGCGCGAATGGTTCGTGCACTCCCACGGCGTTCAGGAGCGGGGGATCCTTGAAGGCCACCGGGGTTATGACAATGTCCTTGATCCGGTGCTGGCCGGCTGCCGGGGGCTGAAGTGGTACGTTCACTGGCTTGTAACTCCTCGATTGGGGCGAAGGCGGATTCGCCTTCCCGGGCCGCGGCGACACGGCCAGAAAGGCACACACTGCTACTGCGACTTGACGGCGAGAACGGGGCGGTCGGCCTGCAGCAGGATTCGCTGCGAATGACTGCCGAGAATGAACTTCCCGACCTGGGACCTGCGGCGGAGTCCGATCACGATTAGGGAAGCATCGATTTCGTCGGCAATGTCGATGAATTCATCGGTCAGGTCGTCCGTGTGCCCCGGCTGGCGGATCATGGCCGCCACTCCGGCGTCCTTGGCGCGCTTGACCAGGGCGGCGACCTGTTCGGCCGAGGCGAGGGCGGCGTCGACGGGTGCGCCCTTGCGCGGCGAATTGAGAATGACGATGCTTTCGTTGCGGAGCCTGCCCTCGGCGATTCCGGCGTCCAGGGCGGCCTCACCTTCGGGGGTGGGCACGTAGCCGATCAGAATGGTCATACTGTTTCCTTTTCTTTTTGCGGTGCCTTGTCCAGGGTCTTGGCGGCCCGGGACTTCTTGAAGGCCTTCTGGATGACAGGCAGCAGTACGACCAGCACGAAGAGGAGCAGGAGCACTCCCGAGATGGGCCGGGTGACAAAGCCGGCGGCGTCTCCTGCGAAGAGGAGCAGGGAGCGCCGCAGGTTCTCCTCAAGCAACGATCCGAGCACAAAAGCCAGAACCAGCGGGCCGGGCTCGAAGCCGAACTTCTTCATGAGGTAGCCAACGACGCCGAAGGCGATGACCAGCCAGATATCGAAGATGCTGTTGTTGATCGTGTAGACACCGATCAGGGTGATGAGGACCGTGATGGGTGCCAGGATGGCGGCGCGGATCCGGAGAATTTTGACGAAGACACCGACCAGCGGAATGCTCATGATCAGCAGCAGGATATTTCCGATGTACATCGAGTTGACGACGCCCCAGAAGAGCTCCGGATTGTCCTGGACCAGCTGGGGTCCGGGGGTGACTCCTTGGATGAGCAGCGCGCCAAAAATGATCGCCATGGTGGCGTTGGCGGGGATGCCCAGGGTCAGGAGCGGGATGAACGACGACGTAGCCGCCGCGTTGTTCGCACTTTCCGGTGCGGCGACACCTTCAACGGCGCCCCGGCCGAACCGCTCAGGGTTCTTGGCGCGCTTCTTCTCCATGGCATAGGCGGCCAGGGAAGCGATTGTGGCACCGCCGCCGGGCAGGATTCCCAGGAAGAATCCCAGCAGCGAGCCCCGGCCGATGGCTCCGGAGGATTCCTTCAGGTCTTTGCGCGATGGCCAGACGTTGGCCACCTTGGCAGGCGCCTGCACCTTGTTGTGGCGCTCCTCCAAGTTGTAGAGAATTTCGCCGAGCCCGAAGATGCCCATGGCGATGGGGACGAAGTCCAGGCCGTCCGAGAGGGAGAGGCTTCCAAAGGTGAATCGGGATTCACCCGTGAAGCCATCCCGGCCCACGGTGGCCAGAAGCAACCCGAGGGAAGCGGCGATGATCGATTTGATTTTGCTGCCGTTGCTCACCGTGGCGACGAGGAGGATGCCCAGCATGGCGAGGGCGGTGTACTCGGGCGGTCCGAAGCTGAGGGCGAAGCCGGCAACGATCGGCGCCAGCA
Encoded here:
- a CDS encoding universal stress protein; protein product: MTILIGYVPTPEGEAALDAGIAEGRLRNESIVILNSPRKGAPVDAALASAEQVAALVKRAKDAGVAAMIRQPGHTDDLTDEFIDIADEIDASLIVIGLRRRSQVGKFILGSHSQRILLQADRPVLAVKSQ
- a CDS encoding L-talarate/galactarate dehydratase is translated as MVNDRITSVKVSLVILPLQKPASDAKVLTGKQKPLSEVAFLFAEIQSEEGHEGVGYSYALRAGAPALYAHARELAPELIGENPNDIQRIWSKLAWLGQSVGRSGVTAQAVAAFDVALWDLKAKRARLPLAQLLGAHRDSVPCYNTSGGYLSTPIDELIADAQASLAAGIGGIKIKVGQPDRRLDLSRVAAVRSALGEDVPLMVDVNQQWNRTTAIRMGLALEEHGLTWIEEPLDAYDADGHAELARQLATPIATGEMLTSTADHYELIRRGAVDIIQPDAPRVGGITPFLRIMALGEQAKMNMAPHFAMEIHIHLSAAYELDAWVEHFDWLEPLFDERLEIRGGRMHVPVRPGLGFSISEQARSWTVQTDMFTKTGLLTPRLSNA
- the kdgD gene encoding 5-dehydro-4-deoxyglucarate dehydratase, yielding MAKYTPQELANVLKDGLLSFPVTSFDAELQFDEENYRKHLAWQASFPVAGLFAAGGTGEGFSLTPAESERVVRAAVEEVGGLVPVLASAGGSTAQAVENARAAEAAGAEGILLLPPYLTEADQGGLIEHVSAICRSTSLGVIIYNRANAIYKDTTVATLADRHENLIGFKDGVGDLEHDARVYAKLGDRLFYLGGLPTAETFALPLLQLGMSTYSSAMYNFVPQFALDFYQDVRNQDRVAVNQKLNQFVIPYLDIRDRVKGYSVSIVKGGLDAIGRSAGGVRPPLQNLAPQDLADLKSLIATVS
- a CDS encoding tripartite tricarboxylate transporter permease, whose protein sequence is MDIFGPVLNGFGVVLEPTNLLYCLIGVVIGMLIGVLPGLGPAATIAILLPLTYGVEPVTAIIMLSGIFYGAQYGGTITSVLLRLPGEASSVVTVFDGYALARQGRAGTALGIAAIGSFFGGTVSIIGLTLLAPIVAGFALSFGPPEYTALAMLGILLVATVSNGSKIKSIIAASLGLLLATVGRDGFTGESRFTFGSLSLSDGLDFVPIAMGIFGLGEILYNLEERHNKVQAPAKVANVWPSRKDLKESSGAIGRGSLLGFFLGILPGGGATIASLAAYAMEKKRAKNPERFGRGAVEGVAAPESANNAAATSSFIPLLTLGIPANATMAIIFGALLIQGVTPGPQLVQDNPELFWGVVNSMYIGNILLLIMSIPLVGVFVKILRIRAAILAPITVLITLIGVYTINNSIFDIWLVIAFGVVGYLMKKFGFEPGPLVLAFVLGSLLEENLRRSLLLFAGDAAGFVTRPISGVLLLLFVLVVLLPVIQKAFKKSRAAKTLDKAPQKEKETV
- a CDS encoding aldehyde dehydrogenase (NADP(+)), with the translated sequence MTLTGHSLIAGQPVAGDGKTAYGFNPATNEQLEPGYTLLTEEQLKAATAAAASAYPSFSTLDPETHARFLEAIADNIEAIGEELITRAGLETGLPAARLQGERARTTGQLRLFAAVVRQGDFRGVRIDPALQDRAPLPRADIRQRQIPLGPVAVFGASNFPLAFSTAGGDTASALAAGCPVVFKAHNAHPGTGELVGHAIAKAVRDAGLHPGVFSLIYGPGSSIGQALVADPAIKAVGFTGSQSAGIALMRTAAARPEPIPVYAEMSSLNPVFVFPGALNGSAEQIDALAQQYVTAVTGSSGQLCTSPGLLFAPAGELGDKLAAAVGRAISTCAGQTMLTEGIAGSWNAGAEALGSADGVTVVGQGAKGTTENAPAPAIFGTSVAEFVSNHVLHAEIFGAASLVIRYSAPEELLDAANRLEGQLTASLQLTEADYPAAAGLIPVLEQKVGRIIVNGWPTGVEVGHAMVHGGPFPATSDTRTTSVGTLAINRFLRPVAYQNLPQELLPVPLQDPNPWRLNRRVDGVVEATQKAEVNA
- a CDS encoding glucarate dehydratase family protein, which codes for MNVPLQPPAAGQHRIKDIVITPVAFKDPPLLNAVGVHEPFALRAIVEVMTDSGILGLGETYGDAPHLERLRLAAGALAGADVFNINDMRRRVVVALTADTSVGGHGMSGMVTGSSTPDRVLSPFDVAALDIQGKILGRPVSDLLGGAVRDEIAFSGYLFYKWAGHPGHEEDSWGAALDPSSIVAQAKRMITDYGFTALKLKGGVFPPDQEIDAIRALRDAFPDVPLRLDPNGAWNVETSIKVGTALDGVLEYLEDPTPGIPGMAEVRRNVSMPLATNMCVVSFGEVAPAVAAGAVDVILSDHHFWGGLRRSQSLAGITETFGLGLSMHSNSHLGISLAAMVHLAAATPNLDYACDTHWPWKDPSEDVIAPGPLVFSNGAVAVPTAPGLGIELDRDALARLHEQYLSSGMLNRDDTGYMQSLHPDYELVTPRW